In Paramisgurnus dabryanus chromosome 7, PD_genome_1.1, whole genome shotgun sequence, the following are encoded in one genomic region:
- the ttll3 gene encoding tubulin monoglycylase TTLL3, with protein sequence MQQHMSAPLKGRVSCNYVNLPQINGDRLKTAKISVDKAIKEKKVFSIQGPYPVIRAALRARGWVERRLPRPSLPQPRRHGEFETEATDEPDSSDGDGEEGERDDDADDDTYDLMSRLVRNETTYLYWTTKRDSIDCQSLRKDQMTNHYAKAGSFTTKVGLCMNLRNLQWFDTTDPDTFFPRCYRLGAEDEKHAFIEDFRRTACTSLLLYVEERYGGDLEWLRTGEMLSAKAGGVSKPRKLTNQKVGTWLIDNALHVCQDYLNSLEHCDIDVNLEAVPTLSEDQWKVFLQNFYLVIHEGVKIEGCEGYVERCKSMLVQMRHVCPQMETDGLCNIWIIKPGAKSRGRGIMCMKKLDEMLSLVHGDHAIMKDSKWVVQKYLERPLLVHGTKFDLRQWFLVTDWNPLTVWFYRECYLRFSTQPYSTHTLDSSVHLCNNSIQKHFQPSPDRDPSLPVECMWSCSQFRSWLAASGRGCLWDEVVVPGMQEAVIQTLLTAQDSVEPRKASFELYGADFMLGRDLRPWLLEVNASPTMAPSTAVTARLCPAVQEDTLRVVLDRRCDPNAHTGGFQLIYKQAAVVVPQYMGMNLLVEGTSIRRPRAAIYKPLTLRSHPEPLSKSTSHNRSTLPTSHCSTGKENQSEVLIKRPTISSRKATLDQSFYSHRKCPRRLVLPSTCCVFPNPAEVHPQKLSHTHVQPDHFHRSRSTLPSLYRPSPSLDVTHLRPGKANPPGRHKHDIHTVSISYPVLRMQKYLARNQRRGTDAFKKIEGSKSS encoded by the exons ATGCAGCAACACATGTCAG cCCCCTTGAAAGGAAGAGTTAGCTGTAATTATGTAAATCTGCCTCAGATTAATGGGGACAGGCTGAAGACAGCTAAGATTTCAGTGGACAAGGCAATAAAG GAGAAAAAAGTGTTCTCAATACAAGGCCCATACCCTGTAATCCGCGCAGCCCTACGTGCCAGAGGATGGGTGGAACGCAGACTACCCCGTCCCTCTCTTCCACAACCCCGTCGGCATGGAGAATTTGAAACGGAGGCCACAGATGAGCCTGACAGCAGTGATGGTGATG GAGAGGAAGGAGAAAGAGATGATGATGCAGATGATGATACGTATGACCTGATG TCACGGCTTGTTCGCAATGAGACCACATATTTATACTGGACAACAAAGAGGGATTCAATTGATTGTCAGTCTTTGCGTAAAGACCAGATGACCAATCATTACGCAAAGGCGGGATCTTTCACCACTAAG GTTGGCTTGTGTATGAACTTAAGAAATCTGCAGTGGTTTGATACAACAGACCCTGATACGTTTTTCCCACGTTGCTATAGACTCGGAGCAGAGGATGAGAAGCATGCTTTTATTG AGGACTTTAGACGGACTGCATGTACAAGTCTGCTGCTGTATGTTGAGGAGAGATATGGAGGGGATTTAGAGTGGCTAAGAACAGGAGAGATGCTTAGTGCTAAAGCCGGTG gtgtaagcaagCCACGTAAGCTTACTAATCAGAAAGTGGGAACTTGGTTGATTGACAATGCGTTGCATGTATGTCAGGATTATCTGAACAGTTTAGAGCATTGTGACATAGACGTCAATTTGGAAGCTGTACCCACCCTCTCGGAGGACCAGTGGAAAGTGTTTCTCCAGAATTTCTACTTAGTTATTCA TGAAGGAGTGAAGATAGAGGGGTGTGAAGGGTATGTGGAACGATGTAAATCCATGCTGGTGCAGATGCGCCATGTTTGCCCTCAGATGGAGACCGATGGACTCTGCAACATCTGGATCATTAAACCTGGGGCCAAGTCACGCGGCAGAG GTATAATGTGCATGAAGAAGCTGGATGAGATGCTCAGTTTAGTGCATGGAGACCATGCCATCATGAAGGACAGTAAGTGGGTGGTGCAAAAGTATTTGGAGCGACCTCTGCTTGTTCATGGCACTAAATTTGACTTAAGGCAATGGTTCCTGGTAACAGACTGGAACCCTCTCACGGTGTGGTTCTACCGTGAATGCTACCTCCGGTTTTCTACCCAACCTTACTCCACTCATACATTGGACAG CTCTGTCCATCTCTGTAACAACTCCATCCAGAAGCATTTTCAGCCAAGCCCTGATCGTGACCCATCTCTCCCTGTAGAGTGCATGTGGTCCTGTTCACAGTTTCGCTCCTGGTTGGCTGCTTCTGGTCGCGGTTGTCTGTGGGACGAAGTGGTGGTACCAGGTATGCAGGAGGCTGTGATCCAAACCCTCTTGACTGCACAGGACAGCGTAGAACCTCGCAAAGCCAGTTTTGAGCTCTACGGAGCAGATTTCATGCTGGGACGTGACCTGCGACCTTGGCTGTTGGAGGTCAATGCCAGCCCCACTATGGCACCCTCCACAGCAGTCACAGCTCGACTCTGCCCCGCCGTACAGGAAGACACACTGCGCGTCGTGCTGGATCGACGATGTGATCCCAACGCTCACACTGGTGGCTTTCAGCTCATATACAAACAG GCAGCGGTGGTGGTCCCACAATATATGGGAATGAATCTTCTTGTAGAGGGTACTTCAATCAGGCGTCCCCGTGCTGCTATATACAAACCTCTCACCCTGCGATCTCACCCTGAACCACTGTCGAAATCCACCAGTCACAACCGGTCTACTTTACCAACCAGCCATTGCTCTACTGGGAAGGAGAATCAATCAGAAGTCCTAATCAAAAGGCCTACAATATCTTCCCGCAAAGCCACATTGGACCAGTCCTTTTACTCCCACAGAAAATGCCCTCGCAGGCTGGTCTTACCCTCGACCTGCTGCGTATTTCCCAACCCAGCAGAAGTTCATCCTCAGaagctctcacacacacatgtgCAGCCTGATCACTTTCACAGATCACGCAGTACCCTTCCTTCCCTATACCGTCCGTCCCCCTCACTGGATGTAACGCACCTACGACCCGGAAAAGCAAACCCCCCCGGTCGCCACAAACATGACATACACACCGTCAGTATATCATATCCAGTTCTACGTATGCAAAAATACCTTGCAAGAAACCAAAGGCGAGGCACAGATGCTTTTAAGAAGATAGAAGGATCAAAGTCATCGTGA